A single Hypanus sabinus isolate sHypSab1 chromosome 24, sHypSab1.hap1, whole genome shotgun sequence DNA region contains:
- the LOC132380700 gene encoding FYVE, RhoGEF and PH domain-containing protein 1-like, which translates to MLLATGTPASRSLVKSMSLDSSPGLDAAQGKAQASGLPAAERPSPARTVGERPSASHRSAGAKPQVPPKPTHLHRPWRTEPIPPAPSRPLPADPRGSPSAPQDVPNPSLSPARVSSLIEKFERCSAPG; encoded by the exons GGACGCCAGCCTCCCGATCGCTTGTGAAGAGCATGTCCCTGGACTCCAGCCCTGGACTGGATGCTGCGCAGGGAAAAGCCCAGGCTTCTGGCCTACCGGCCGCCGAGCGTCCCTCGCCAGCGAGGACTGTCGGGGAGAGGCCGTCTGCCAGCCACAGATCTGCGGGGGCGAAGCCGCAAG TGCCTCCGAAGCCGACGCACCTCCATCGCCCTTGGCGGACGGAGCCCATCCCGCCTGCGCCCTCGCGGCCTCTGCCCGCTGACCCCAGGGGCTCCCCTTCCGCCCCCCAGGATGTCCCGAACCCCAGCCTCAGCCCGGCACGAGTCTCCTCCCTCATCGAGAAGTTCGAACG